The Helianthus annuus cultivar XRQ/B chromosome 15, HanXRQr2.0-SUNRISE, whole genome shotgun sequence genomic sequence attcagtccctgtggtttttaTGTGTTGCATGTTTGATTTTTAAGTATCGAGTTACATGATTGGTTTTCACTCGTCACTTGCGGGTAAACACAGATGGTGTATGGGTGTTAAGTTTTCTGAAATCATCTACATATGGAAAATTTTCACCGAAGCGTGACATTTTTTATCACCGATAGATCAATGATGAAATGTTCTTTGACAGCTCACCCACAGAATGTTCACCAGCAGAACATTGACTGGATGTTTGTCGCAGCTACCTCTTTAATTACCGAGAACAACTAAAACTGAGACGAACTTGTTTACAAATCGTTATCCTTTAGTTGTTGCTAAGGTTGTCCATAACTACTAACAAATGCGGTTGATATTGATGTATGGTACCAAAAGATCATTGATAAATTATCACTTGGGTATTAGGGACATACGTCTGATCAACGACAGAAGTTTCACAGACATACTCCGAGCAGGCTTCCCTAGCGCTCATTTCACAGCATGTCACAAGTATAAATCTATTTTAAGTATCGGCATCTCATTCATTTTATCTTTATTTCGAACATTTCTGAGTTCCTTCAGATAACTCTTATTATAAAATGTGAAAAAAATTCCCAACTAATTTTTGTAACTGGTTTTTGACTTGTTTTACATTGGTGGTGAAAGTGTGAAACATCATACGACACTCAACTTGAAATATTTGTCTCCTTAATTTTAACAAATCATCTCAGCCATAACTATTCTTACATATGAACATatctatatataaaattataaactGCAACAAAGTTCATCTTTCATGCAGAGGACAATCAGCATAACCAAGCCCTCTACGCGTAGTTGGGAATATGGTGAACAAAAAGCTCGCCAAAATCCCAACACCCAACGGCAAATTCATCATTACAACACTCAAATTCGCACCCGAATGAGGAAACATGCACCTTTGCACATCGATATCGCTAAAAGCAAACACCAAGAACACAACAAGAGAAACAAAAGCATGAACAACATCAATGCCATTGATTTTTAACCTTTTCAACCCCTctacatcttcatcatcatttgctGCTTTTACTTCTTGTTCACAACAATGGTGGTGAGTTCCATAAGAAccataattaaatatataaaacccttTGAAGGTTGCAATACCATAGTAAAGTTTTTTATCAAAGGGGTCAATGAAGCTGTCAGTGAAGGAGGATAAGAAGCAAATGATGGACGAAACGCCGATTAGCGAGGAGGTGAGATAGCGGTTTACTGGTATGCAAGTGGTGCCACTATTGGTGAATGATGGAGTGAGGGCTCGGAAGGCTAGAACCATGCTGGTTGGAAGGAGGTTGGCTAGGTTGGATGCAGCGGCTAAGGTCTTGTGGACCGGGTGAGCCAAGTTGCGGCAGTTCGGCCGCCTTGGCCGGCCGGAAGGCCTGTGCGGTGGTGGCAAGTGTTCTTGTTGTGGAGATTGGTTAGCCATGGTGAATGAAATAAATGGGACTGTTtctaatttatatttatgttcAACATAGAGTGATAACGTTATTAATTTAAAACTTATGGTTATTGTTTGATCATATTACTACAAAAAAGATCATATTGTTAGAAATTTAACAATGTAATAGATGATAATAGTATCCACACGTTTTCTTTGCCGAGATTATGATCATTGATGTATTAGAATTTTGGAATTTGGGACACAAAAAACACGAGTGTCGAGTTATGTTTTTGGTCATTTCATGCACGTGGATGTTATTTTTTCATACATATAAGTTTGGCTTTCTATATATACTTATAGAATTTTGTTAGCTTAATTCAACCTCGCCTTCAAAAATGTTAAAAAACATTTGGGCCTTGAGTGAGATAAAA encodes the following:
- the LOC110925448 gene encoding protein DMP10, producing the protein MANQSPQQEHLPPPHRPSGRPRRPNCRNLAHPVHKTLAAASNLANLLPTSMVLAFRALTPSFTNSGTTCIPVNRYLTSSLIGVSSIICFLSSFTDSFIDPFDKKLYYGIATFKGFYIFNYGSYGTHHHCCEQEVKAANDDEDVEGLKRLKINGIDVVHAFVSLVVFLVFAFSDIDVQRCMFPHSGANLSVVMMNLPLGVGILASFLFTIFPTTRRGLGYADCPLHER